TTGGCCTGTTTTCCCTGATAAAACTCCTCCCAGCGGCTCTCGAAGAAGCGGCGCATGATGTGCCCAGCCTTGCCTACTTCAGAGTCATCCTCGTTGAAAGTCTGGCAGTTGTCAAATACCAGGAGGGCATCAGCCGCAAACTCCTCTGAGCTGGTGTACCTGGACAGGGCAGGGGCAAAACTGTGAGCTGGGTAGGAGTTGCAGCAGTAGCAAAGACCGGGCGGTTCACCCACATCTACTTACCCTCCCCTGAGCAGCCGCTCCCGCATGGTGGAAAAATCCATAGGATTTTTGATGATGCGCCGGTACCCACTCACCAAACGTGGGTTCACAGGCTCTAGGAAAGGCCAGGCTGCATCATGGGACTCCATCTCCATCAGGATAATCCTATCATTAGAGGGACAATGATGGCTCCATCTCAGGAAGCAAATATACTGACCCCTCCCAGCCCTTTCCTCTGGCAGAGGTAGAGCCAACTGTCCCCCCAGGATTCACTCAACTCACTCGCAAAATGTGAGATCACTGTGGTGGTTCCGCATAGAGAGTCGCCGCCGCTTGGAGGGGGAGAGCCCTTCTTCCGAGTACCGAGGCCCTGCTGCTGGGCTTTCTCGGCCCCTCAACAGTACCCGGCGTCGGCGGCCATCACCCTCTGAGAAGTTCAGCGAATAACCACTTTTCCGCTTCTGGCCACGCTTTGGGAAACCAGGCTTCTGAGTGAATTCTCCCTCCACCTGCTTAGTATAGGAAACAGGTGAGATTAGCAACAGCTGGAGATGCACTGCTTGCCCTACTACAATCTCTGCCTAAATATGATTTAAGGCTTCAAAATACTATCATGCATAAGCCGGCATTGGTTTATTCACATAACCCAATGAAGTAGGTAAAAGGGAAGGTatagttattctcattttatagagacAGCAATTAAAGCTATAGaatttaagtgacttgtccaaaaaAGGACTTAGAACCCAGGTCCCCTAATACCCAGTCTAGGACTCTTTCCAAGGAGAGGAGAGATTGAGGATAATCTCTGATTTCTGTTTGAGTGTGGGAAAGAAAGAGCAGAAGCCTTACCTGAGCCAAACAGACAGTACAGAACCAATCTCCTTCTGGGACAGCCTCCATCTTGGGACGATGGCAGTAAATGTGGCAGCCACGGtcacacccatcacaaagcagaaGAAACTCATCATTGTCACCCTTCCGGCAGACTAGACATGTCTGGACCAAGGTTGTGAGGAGGCAGAATGAGCTCTCCAGCCTCTACCTGCCAGTGACCCCACCCCGCCCCTGCTGGCTGGCCCCTCAGCCTCTCCAGGCTCTCTCAGCCTCTTACCACTTTGTTGACAGACTTCTCCCAGGCAATGGACCTCTCCAGCTGGCCCAGGCACAAGCACACCTGGGCTGCGCTCCGGCACCGCTCGAGGGTCTGGCGCCAGACACGAATGCGAGGGGTGATCTCATATGATCTGGAGGGAGAAAGTGGTGATCTTTGGAGAAGGAGCGGATCCACTAAAGAGGGAACTTATCCCTTTCTCTCCAAGACCAAGAATGGAGGGTGGGAGTCACTCACATCTCTGTAGTGGTGCCCTCAGGGGCACCATTAGGTGTGCTAAGCAGGGCCTTCTCCAGCACAACCTCATGAGTTGGCCAGAGGGGCTCCCGCAGGTACCGCCGTTCTACATTCTGTTCCAGGGCAGCCAGCCGCATCACAGCCAGGTCCAAAGGGTTGGTAGTTTTACGCTGAGGTGCCAGTCCCTCCCTGCCCCGACCTCGCCAGGTGATATCCTCCTGGGAGTCGGAGAGGTGCTCACAGTAGGCCAAGTCTTCACGGGTAGAGTCTGGGCTAGGACATGTCCAGCCCTTCAGTTAAGAGAGAGGAATAAAACTCACTGTAAAAGGAGGAAAATTtggcataggaaaaaaaaaaacaaaaacaagacccaCTTAAGGTAGGTCACCTGTGAAGTAGGGACCCAGGGTTTTTTCTAACAGGGCATAAGGGACTAATGCTTTTCCCCAACCTTCCTACACAGTGCCAATCCCAGCATACCCGAATCTGCAGATCAGACATGATAACCCGCTGCTCCAGCTCCTCTACCCATTGAAGCACTGCTAGGTCTGTCTCGTATGTCTTCTCTTTGGGGGACCAGCTCATAATCCCTTCTTGAAAGGCAGGTAGTTGCCTGGGCTCAAAGATGGGGTCTGAGAAGAGAGGTGGCAGAGGGAGAGGCCCATCAGGCTGTTGTCCCTAGCAGCAGCTCAATGCTTATCCTGGGCTCTTCAGCTCAAGCTGGGTGTAGGAATGTATTTACCAGCTGAGGGCCGCAGGCAGACTTCCTGCAAGAAGTCCCTGTGCTTGTTAAGGTGTTTGTGAAGTGCCTTCTCCCGGATACCTCGGGGGTGTAGGGCCTTGAGCATGGCATCCAACATCTCAGGATCTCGTATCCACCACCAGCCTGAGCACATCTCTGTGAGCAGATGAGATATATGTGGGGCGCCAGCTGTGAAGCACTGCCCACACCGGATGCCCTCACTCCAAGGTCACTCACCAGGTGGGACAGGCTGGGCTGTCAGCTGGGTTAGGTAACGCTGTTCCATCTGTTTGAAGAACTTACTGGGAGGTCTCCCTCTCCGTTTGGGCTGTCCCAGCCCTGTGGGACTCTGTGGCATTTCTCCAGGGTCTCCTGCTCGCCTCTTAGGGGCCAACCCAGCCAAGGGCGTGGAAGAGAACTGCACTGGAGAACAAGGGTTGGCAGCACTAGGTCTATTCATCTGTGAATAAAATGAGACATAAGGAAATGAGGATGTTTTCATGTTTATAGGTTCCCTCAACTTCAGGCAGCAGCTCCACACCCAGGCAATGGTGCCTGTGGCAAGATGAAATCAAGTGCATACTACTAATTCTGGCTACTTACTGGCTTGGAGGAGGCAAGCTGCTGAGGGGAGGGAGTGGGTTGGTCCTCAGAAACTGCAGGGGGCGGTGTGGGGGCAGCATTGCAGGGCATCTGGGCTGAGATGTTAAACCAGAGTGCTTGAGGATCAGGGCTGGATTCTGCCTCATCAGGCTCTGGCTCCTCCGGGGGTTGTGATGGAGCTGGGTCTAGTTTTCCCGGACTGCTATCAGGTGTGAGGACTGAGCTGCTCAACAGGGAGCTATGGCTCTGAGTCTGGCTCAGCCAAGACAGGAAGGCTGACTGGCTGAGGTCATGCTGGCTCTGACCCAGTGACAAAGGGGAGCCTTCTTGCTCCAGGAACCCCTTATGGGACTGAAGCTGAAGCTgaagctgaggctggggctgggcaggagCATGAAGCTGAGCCTCAGGCTGAAGCTGGGCCTGGGGCTGTTCTGAATCCTGACCCCTGACAGGGGACTTAAGATGCCTAGGTTGCATAGACCCGGGCTTAGTTTTTCGAGGTCGGCCTCGGGCCCGGGCAGGAGAACTGGCAGTGGTGTTGGAGCCAGCTAACTCCATCTTCATAGAGAAGAGGGCAGGGTTGAGTGACGCATGGGCTGCCACTTTTAAGGAGTCAGTTTCCTTCTTTATCACCTCCTCAGGAACTGTAAAGAGAAGTAAAGAGTTAAGCCATATGCTGACATACAAGGGAAAAGTAAGAGGGTATATAAACTTAGGAcctatactttctttttctcttggacTTAGTCCCCCTTTTTTGAGATTCCACTGGGAAGAGCTTATATGCCAATGAACACAGTATCTGGGGAAGAAACACTATTCTCCCAAGtaatcagcagcagcagcacaatcataagctaacatttattgcGAAACAACTACGGGTTAAGTATTATTCTAAGAGACTTAACTCATTTTAATCCTCTCAGTAGCCTTATGAAGTACATACACTATTATTATCTCAacttcacaaatgaagaaacagaatcaTACAGCTGGAAATGGCAGAGCAGGTGGGTAGGCAGCTTTACTCTAaaatctgtgctcttaaccattaCGCTATATtatcagaaaatgaaagaagccCAAGACTACTAAGGAAAAGGAATTATTTAATTCTTGTTTGATAGGACTCAGAATCCACACTCCCACAGGCACACCTACCTAAGTTCCCCTCTGTTCCTTCTACAAAGATACCAGCCAAATACGGCAATACCCAGTAGCGACGTCTGTAGCGGTCCTGACCCAGGGAGACCGCCCGAAGCATCTGGGATGAGTGAAGCAGCTTTTTGCGAAAGAAAAGCTGACGCTGGGTAGAcaatgaaaatgaagatgaatAAACACATTTCCAGAGTGACAGTGGTGAATTCATCCAGTATATCAGAGAAAGGCAATGGCTCTCAGTCCCTCTATAAAAGTGATGCCATCTGGGCCTAATTCAGAAGGTGATTAAGtttgggagcggtggctcacgcctgtaatcccagcactttgggaggccaaggcaggtggattgctagagcccaggagttcagaaccagccttggtaacatatggaaactgtctctacaaaaacacaaaaattagccaggcatggtggctcctgcctgtagtcccagctacttgggagaatcacctaagcccaggaggctgaggctgcagtgagccatgatcgtgccactgcactccagcctgggtaacagaaaccccatctcaaaagaataaaaattaaaattcagtttaaaaaagaagCTGATCAATTCTTGCCCAGCCCATATCTCCAACTCTTGGGAGGTTAGAAGCACAATACCTTGCTGAGTTTTTCTATCTGGCGCTCTAGCTCTGGGATGCTAGATGCTGTGGCATCAACCTAGGGAGAAACACATGGGCATTATGAAAAAGGAGGTTATCAGATTCAAGAAAGaggaatttattttctaactCCCACTTTCCTTGATCTTGGGCCAGTACCTCTCCATCTCTTCGACCCCTGCGGCCAGGGACAGCTGCTATagactcctcttcttcctcttcttccatgCCACTGGTCTCCTCCATGATCCGAGAACTGCGCCTCCGTCCCAGGCATTCCTCTGGCCCTTCCATCTCTACTTCAGACCGCCCAGTTCGCTTGGCCAGAACAGTTTTCAGCCTTGAAATAGATGGAGAAAGATTAAGggaaggccaagtgtggtggctcacacctgtaattccagcactttgggaggccaagacaggcggatcacctgaggtcaggagttcgagaccagcctggccaacatggtgaaaccctgtctctactaaaaatacaaaaatcagccaggtgtggtggcatgggcctgtaatcccagctacttgggaggctgaggcagaagaatcgcttgaacctgggaggcggaggtggcagtgagccaagattgcgctatcgcattccagcctaggcgacagaggaagactccatctcaaaaaaaaaaaattacgggAAACTGGTGAGGAACATGATAGTGCCACAAAAGAAATACCTTGACTCTAAACCATCCTGGGCCCTGGTAAGGTCCCAAACCCAGGGAAGGGGCTAAAGCATCACATTTCAAGCCAAAACCCTGGCTATGCTTCACCCGCCCCACTTCTCTCCTCTCTGAGGCTCTACTCTCTGTCTGGTCCCTACCTCCGGAGCCGGCCTTCAACAATCCACTTGTTTTTCCTGTAGCTGGACATACTCTCCAGAGTCTTGTCAATCTCACTGCAGGGGAATAGGGAATAGGATGAAGTGGCAgcacaaaaaaagggaaaggaggcTCAAGGGTAAAGGGGCTGCAGCTGAAAAAGGAGTTCCAGCCTAGAACCCAGATTGGGTGAATGGCAGAAGGCTTAGGCTCTCCCAGGGAGGGCACTGCAATTCAGTCCCAAGTCATTCCAGCATCTTCAGAACATGGCAGTGAACACACATTTCTGAGGACTTCTGGAAGGCTACAAGTCCTCCACCCCATTCTGATGCAAGGGATACAATGACCATCCCCACTCCCAGCCTCTCACTTGATGATGAGGGTGGAGCCATTGAGCTCATGCACAAGGAAGGCCAGGACAGCAGCCTTCTGCTGGGGTGGCTGGGCCTGAAAAGGCTGGGTGCGCAGGCGGTCACAGAGGGCTGGCTCTACTCCATATGCCATAAGGAAGCAGCGCAGGATCTCTGACACATTGTCTCTTGTCAGTGGGATCTCAGACACCTTCTCCCCCAAGATCTTTAGGGACTGTGTGGAGGACAGCATAATGGGGGTGAGTAGGGAAAGATGCACAACCAAGTTGGGTGAATGTGCAAGAGGAAAATACATCAGAAGAGAACTATGGGGGTTAAGACAGAATACGAAAGAAGaccacaaaagaaaaggaaaaaataaagaaaaataaaataaggagaggagtcaggaagaaaaagaaatggaaaaatataaggaaaagagaaacactaAGTAGTTACATCTCCTTTACTTGTCCTGGTTACTTTGGGAGGGACTTGCACTCACCTGACAGTAGGAGGGAAAGCCAGGATCATGGAGTGCAGCCTTCAGCAGCCTGACCAGCAGGTCTTGCACCTCACCCAAGCTGTCACCTTGACACAGGAGTCCCTCCTGCAGGACCCCCAGGCTAGGCACATCTTTGGCAGGATCAAAGCCCAGCACCTTGCCAAAGCTATGCAGGAACTCCACAATGGTCAAGCAGTCTGAGAAGGCTCCACTGGGCAATGTCAGACCAGGGACTCGTGAGAAGTCAGGCAGGGGCTAGAGAGAGAAAAGTGAGTAGAGAGTTCTGTTAAACATAACAGAAGATGACAATTTGCATGTCTACAAGAGgttcttcctttaatttttatgtaattttttttttttttttgagatagggtctcactctgtcacccaagctggagtgcagtggcatgatctctgcttactgcagcctcgacctcctaagcccaagcaattctcccacctcagtctctcaaatagctgggactacaggtacatgccaccacacccagctaattttcgtattttttgtagagatgaggtctcgccatgttgcccaggctggtcttgaactgctgggctcaagcgatctgcccgcctcggcctcccaaagtgctgggattacagtgtgagccatggcacccggccttCCTTTAATCTTTAATGGAAATGTCTCTCCCATTGcagaagtcctttttttttttttaaaggaaagtctTCCCAGCTGACCCAGGAACTGTTACTCTCTCCTCACTACCTGGTGGTCAGTCAGACACATATCCTCTGTCGGCTTCTTCATTTCCTCCAAGATCATCTGCTGCCTCTGCCGTTCCTCCAAGCGCCTCTGTGTGGCCAGGGTCTTATCTGCTTTACAGGCTGGCTTGGCTTTGGtcacctcctccttttccttcatttttaccttctccttcttttccctcttgactttttccttcagtttttcctgctttgtctttcctttttctttctcagcctACCCAAGGAAGAGAGGAACCAAGACTGCCATAAAGATATCAGTCACTATCCTTCCCTGGTCCCAGTCCTCCCAACCTCACAGCCCAGAAATCTCACTATAAAACAAGACTGATGTACATGTCCTGCAAAATCAGTTTAGTGGCTTCGAAATTATACTTGGCAAGTTTGTACATGCACCTACCTTGGATTTCTTCTTAGCTTCCTTCTGCTTTAAGCTCTTGGTCTCTTGTTTCCGCTTATTTCTGGCCTGTAAACCATAAGGGAAGTCATTTCTCCTCAAACTCTGAAAGCATCTCTGCTTGGGCTAGGATTCAAAAACAGACAAGGGTGCTGGGGAGGAGAGGTGAGAGATGGAATGAGGGGTTGGCAATGGATTAATTCTCTCACCCTAGAGATGCCCACGTTATTTTTGAACAAACCCAATTCTCTAAATCAAGTGCAAGAAATTTCAGGGTAATGAAGATATGCTGCTACACAGGGAGTGACGGATgtgggaaatgaaaataaaagatgaagtaAGTTGTAGGAAAAATTAACCTACTGTTTCATCTCTCTGATGTCCCTCACCTGCCCTTGGATAGTAGTCTGACACTCTCCCCGTTGAACCTTCTGCCTCATCTTCTTCTTGCTTTTAGCAATCTTTGCTTTATCCTCCTCATTCAATGTTTCTgtgagagcagaaagaaaaatgaaacaagtgAGGCAGGAAGGCAGTTCTCTAGCATCCAGGGCAACACATGCCCGTCTCAAAGctggcctcccaagcagctccCTGAAGAATCTagagtagctttttttttttttaagtatacataATAAAACATTGGGGGAAAAAATGTAGGAGAGGCACCTGCTATGGGGGTGGCACAAAGAACTCAAATGACATCTCCTGCCCAGAAGCACCAGCCCCTGGCTCCAATCAGACTGCTTTAGAAGGTGTCCTGCTGATAGAAAAGAGGCCACAATGGCAGAGTAGCCTTGGAGCCAATCTCTCTCCCAGGATACCTGACAAGAGCAGAAACCCACGGACTGATTTTAGAGCAGAAAGCAGAGAAAGGATACAGCAAGCCAAACTGCCAGGGAAAGAGGGTAGTAGTTAGAAGCACTGATTAACCAAGGGTGTGCCAGAAAAAAGGCCCACACAGTGGACACCTCAAAAGAATCACTGACATAGTTATTGATCATGCTCAGCTCCATGTCTTGCTTCACTAAAAGTTCTGAATTTCTTCCTTTCGGGAAGACTTGTGGAAGTATAATTCTGCAAACAAGAGTATTTCATAATTGATGTTTCTGACatgactatatatacatatatatattttttgacacggagtctcactctgtcgcccaggctgaagtgcaatggcacaatctcggctcactgcaatctccacctcccaggttcaagcgattctcctgcctcagccaccccagtagctgggactacaggcgcgtgccaccacgcccagttaatttttagtatttttagtacaagcggagtttcaccgttttagccatgACGGTCTTGAttgcctgacctcatgatccgctggtctcagcctctcaaagagctgggattacagccgtgagccaccgtgcctggccctgacatgacaatatttattattttgtttctggtaTAGAAACGCCACCACATGTCTACGTGACAACCCTCTAAGACAGATATTATGGGCAGATGAACTACCTAAGGCTTTGATTAAAATATGAGacttagctgggtgcagtggctcacacctgtaatcccagcactttgggaggctgaagcaggcggatcacctgaggtcaggagttcgagaccagcctgaccaacatggagaaaccccatctctactaaaaatacaaaattagctgggcgtggtggcatatgcctgtaatcccagctactctggaggctgaggcaggagaatcgcttaaacctgggaggttgcggtgagccaagatcgcgccattgcactccagcctgggcaacaagagcaaaactccatctggaaaaaaaaaaaaaaagggccaggcgtgggggctacacctgtaatcccagcactttgagaggtcgaggtgggcggatcacgaggtcaggagatcgagaccatcctggctaacatggtgaaaccccgtctctactaaaaatacaaaaaattagccaggtgtggtggcgtgcacctgtagtcccagctactcgggaggccgaggcaggagaatggggtgaatccaggaggcagagcttgtagtgagccaagatcgtgccactgcactccatcctgggtgacagagtaagactctgtctcaaaaaaaaaaaaacaaaatgagacttGTTCTAGGTCATTTGGTTGAAACATGACACGGCTAGATGTCTGAGTGAAAATCAAAAGACTAAGTTTTTTCACATTCTTCACACTACACCAGGGTAAACACACTATTTACTGAAAAATGTAGGTATTTCTCACCTGTCCATCCACTAAAACAgtgcctattattattattatattattattattattttgagatggagtttcactcttgttgcccaggctggagtgcaatggtgtgatctcagctcactgcaacctctgcctcctgggttcaagccattctcctgcctcagcctcccgagtagctgggattacaggcatgcgccaccatgcctggctaattttgtatttatagtagagacagggtttcttcatgttggtcaggctggtcttgaactcccgacctcaggtgatctgccctcctcagtctcccaaagtggtgggattacaggcgtgagccaccgtgcctggctttttttttttttttttttttttttgagacagagtctagctctatcaccaagctggagtgcagtggcgcaatctcagcttactgaaacctccacctcccaggttcaagctattctcctgcctcagcctcccaagtaggtgggactacaggcacacaccaccacgcccagctaattttttgttttgtatttttagtagagacggggttttaccatgttcgccaggatggtctcaatctcttgacctcacgatccgcccgccttggccttccgaagtgctgggattacaggtgtgagacactgtgcccggcctattattttttttagaaacagggccttgctctgttgcccaggttggaatgcaataaCACAACTGAAGTTTACTGTAGcctccaaactcctgggctcaagtgatcctctgctgcctgcctcagcctcctgggtaactgggattattaagcacacaccaccatgcctggctcccaaTTATCTTTTGAATTCAGATGTGAATTCTGAACCTCCATGATAGTAGAAATGGGTAAGGTAAAAGGGTACAACTGAACCAGTATATGATAAGGAGctaaaagatggaaagaaagggCAAGAAAGTCCTCTCCTCTGGGCTAAACACACCTGGGGGCAGCCCAAGGTTTCACTGGTAACAGCAACTCAAGAAAGACCATGGCTGGAAAAGTAGTATTCCCAAGCGCTGGGACTAGGATGCTGGATTCCAAGGAGAAGCTGATTCAGATTCATTCTTCCCAGATAATGTTAGTTACACTCCTGGGAAATCCAGGTATTAGCAATTCATCAACATTTTAGATACCTCATGGAGGGAGCAGAATCCCAAAGTAAGAAATACCACTGTACCTTGGGCCTCCAGTTTCTTTAGGGGGCGGTTGTCTGTCTTGTTCAATAGCTCAGTGATTTTGACCTTAGGTGGCCGACCTCGACCCCGTTTCACCTTGGGGACTTCCTTAGTCTTAGCCTTCTCAGTGTTTCGAGGTCGACCCCGTTTGCCAGTAATTGCCTGAATCCTCGACGGGATctcctctgctgagagctgcaccCACTGCAAGCCCTAAGGTAGCAAGGGAGACTGTTACAGTAGTAAGGAATCAGTGCAGGCCACGAGGCCCTCGGAACCATTCAATGCCCCAGAACCTTCAAACCCCACGAGAGGAAGCTGCAGCTTGTCCACCAACTCTTCCTCAGGGACAAAAGCATATTTAACCCTTGGGTCTGCACCTCTGGCGTGTCTCTTTCTTCAAAGAAATCTCCAACAGGCATACGGGGACTGAAGCTGAAGTGCTCTCGGCGGACACTGTGTACCACGTTGCGGCTCAGGTACTAAGAGGAAGAAGTAAAGTAACATTAATAAAGTTGGATCCTACCATGTCTTTGGCCAGCAAAGGCATAAGCAGAACAGGCCCAGAGCAGACAATGCCAGCCTGTTGTCACTGAGCCCAAGAACGGAGTCTTGGGCAGTGGAAAGGAGTCCACTGAGCCCAAGAAAGCAGTCCTTTAAAAAAAGCTACATTACCTTGATCACTTCTGGAAATTGCTTCATCCTCTTCCCACAGGGGCCATAATACCAGGTCTCCCCCTGCCATCGGTGGCTGCCCTTCTTGATGCGCACCTCTCTCCGCCACCTGCCAGAGAAGCACATGGGCCCTGCCGCCAGGTCACACCCCTACCCACTCCCATGCCACCTAAGCGCGAAGCCCTCTgagcagatggccctccccacATTTGTATCTCTAGAACTGCATGCAGATGCAAAAGCACCAAGAGAGATAAGCTTGGCTAGAAGGCTGACTTGAGCTCCAGCAAATACATCAAGGCCCTTAGGAGAAAAGCACTACACCAAACTGCACAAGCTCAGAGAGATCTCCATCCCTCCTTTACAAAATCAGTGAGATAAGCTGCCAGAAACCCCTCCCTGAGCCATTCAGGGCAGTTACTGGATTTCCAGTAAAGAGGATAAAGACCTAAGGGGAATAAAGACAGAAGACAAAGGGCAGGGAGgcaagcagaaaaataaatttgctgcTGATTCCATGAAAAGACTCAATATGCCAGGGTTTAGTTAGGAACTCTGTGTTCTGAGCAGAACACAAAGTTAGTCAGAGTTAGTTCTAAGACTAACTCTAATCTTTCTCTCAAAATTTTAAGCAGTACTCAGACTTGGTGACCACAAGTAGCCttgaggggcaggggtggggaagaTCCAGGAAGGCAGTTATTTCCACAAGGCCCTGGTGTCAGCTAGTTTGTTCATTTTGGTCA
This sequence is a window from Homo sapiens chromosome 12, GRCh38.p14 Primary Assembly. Protein-coding genes within it:
- the BAZ2A gene encoding bromodomain adjacent to zinc finger domain protein 2A isoform X3: MIWTEGGAPELLVLFPAHSLGGSNTNLYVKWRPKDSEELGGPSLELCQPDMEMEANDHFNFTGLPPAPAASGLKPSPSSGEGLYTNGSPMNFPQQGKSLNGDVNVNGLSTVSHTTTSGILNSAPHSSSTSHLHHPSVAYDCLWNYSQYPSANPGSNLKDPPLLSQFSGGQYPLNGILGGSRQPSSPSHNTNLRAGSQEFWANGTQSPMGLNFDSQELYDSFPDQNFEVMPNGPPSFFTSPQTSPMLGSSIQTFAPSQEVGSGIHPDEAAEKEMTSVVAENGTGLVGSLELEEEQPELKMCGYNGSVPSVESLHQEVSVLVPDPTVSCLDDPSHLPDQLEDTPILSEDSLEPFNSLAPEPVSGGLYGIDDTELMGAEDKLPLEDSPVISALDCPSLNNATAFSLLADDSQTSTSIFASPTSPPVLGESVLQDNSFDLNNGSDAEQEEMETQSSDFPPSLTQPAPDQSSTIQLHPATSPAVSPTTSPAVSLVVSPAASPEISPEVCPAASTVVSPAVFSVVSPASSAVLPAVSLEVPLTASVTSPKASPVTSPAAAFPTASPANKDVSSFLETTADVEEITGEGLTASGSGDVMRRRIATPEEVRLPLQHGWRREVRIKKGSHRWQGETWYYGPCGKRMKQFPEVIKYLSRNVVHSVRREHFSFSPRMPVGDFFEERDTPEGLQWVQLSAEEIPSRIQAITGKRGRPRNTEKAKTKEVPKVKRGRGRPPKVKITELLNKTDNRPLKKLEAQETLNEEDKAKIAKSKKKMRQKVQRGECQTTIQGQARNKRKQETKSLKQKEAKKKSKAEKEKGKTKQEKLKEKVKREKKEKVKMKEKEEVTKAKPACKADKTLATQRRLEERQRQQMILEEMKKPTEDMCLTDHQPLPDFSRVPGLTLPSGAFSDCLTIVEFLHSFGKVLGFDPAKDVPSLGVLQEGLLCQGDSLGEVQDLLVRLLKAALHDPGFPSYCQSLKILGEKVSEIPLTRDNVSEILRCFLMAYGVEPALCDRLRTQPFQAQPPQQKAAVLAFLVHELNGSTLIINEIDKTLESMSSYRKNKWIVEGRLRRLKTVLAKRTGRSEVEMEGPEECLGRRRSSRIMEETSGMEEEEEEESIAAVPGRRGRRDGEVDATASSIPELERQIEKLSKRQLFFRKKLLHSSQMLRAVSLGQDRYRRRYWVLPYLAGIFVEGTEGNLVPEEVIKKETDSLKVAAHASLNPALFSMKMELAGSNTTASSPARARGRPRKTKPGSMQPRHLKSPVRGQDSEQPQAQLQPEAQLHAPAQPQPQLQLQLQSHKGFLEQEGSPLSLGQSQHDLSQSAFLSWLSQTQSHSSLLSSSVLTPDSSPGKLDPAPSQPPEEPEPDEAESSPDPQALWFNISAQMPCNAAPTPPPAVSEDQPTPSPQQLASSKPMNRPSAANPCSPVQFSSTPLAGLAPKRRAGDPGEMPQSPTGLGQPKRRGRPPSKFFKQMEQRYLTQLTAQPVPPEMCSGWWWIRDPEMLDAMLKALHPRGIREKALHKHLNKHRDFLQEVCLRPSADPIFEPRQLPAFQEGIMSWSPKEKTYETDLAVLQWVEELEQRVIMSDLQIRGWTCPSPDSTREDLAYCEHLSDSQEDITWRGRGREGLAPQRKTTNPLDLAVMRLAALEQNVERRYLREPLWPTHEVVLEKALLSTPNGAPEGTTTEISPLSPSRSYEITPRIRVWRQTLERCRSAAQVCLCLGQLERSIAWEKSVNKVTCLVCRKGDNDEFLLLCDGCDRGCHIYCHRPKMEAVPEGDWFCTVCLAQVEGEFTQKPGFPKRGQKRKSGYSLNFSEGDGRRRRVLLRGRESPAAGPRYSEEGLSPSKRRRLSMRNHHSDLTFCEIILMEMESHDAAWPFLEPVNPRLVSGYRRIIKNPMDFSTMRERLLRGGYTSSEEFAADALLVFDNCQTFNEDDSEVGKAGHIMRRFFESRWEEFYQGKQANL